The Myxococcus stipitatus genome has a segment encoding these proteins:
- a CDS encoding serine/threonine protein kinase — translation METFGRYELLRKIAIGGMGAVYLARQKGPVGFQKLLVVKRLLPHLSEDDEFIEMFLDEGRIAAHLNHPNIAQIYDLGDVDGQYYIAMEYVHGEAVGPLGVRAQQRKVAIPLGLKCRIIADAAAGLDAAHNARSPSGRHLALIHRDVSPQNVLVGYNGGVKLIDFGVAKASGKFSQTVVGTIKGKHAYMSPEQARGEPLDSRSDVFGLGTVFYELLTHQRLFKRDTEIATLKAVVGTKIIPPSEVVPDVPKALDAIVLKALARKRDERFSSAGEVQLALDEFLLQQKLHATPAHLAAFMTDMYAEELEEERLAAEPTVIHYDPRLAARQQAAAAAQEQKAAPRTTPGGSTTAPMSPKAAQARPQGTGTGSSPLAAPARRTGTGSSPATLPMMAAPQPTRPRNPDTGSGRPPTAPPARQGVARTAKPDDGSAPKRVPSRASEEDPEG, via the coding sequence GTGGAGACATTCGGCCGCTACGAACTGCTGCGGAAGATCGCCATCGGCGGGATGGGCGCTGTCTATCTGGCGCGGCAGAAGGGGCCCGTGGGGTTCCAGAAGCTGCTGGTGGTGAAGCGGCTGTTGCCCCACCTGTCCGAGGACGACGAGTTCATCGAGATGTTCCTCGACGAGGGGCGCATCGCCGCGCACCTCAACCACCCCAACATCGCGCAGATCTACGACCTGGGCGACGTGGACGGGCAGTACTACATCGCCATGGAGTACGTGCATGGCGAGGCGGTGGGCCCGCTCGGCGTGCGCGCCCAGCAGCGCAAGGTGGCGATTCCGCTGGGGCTCAAGTGCCGCATCATCGCGGACGCGGCGGCGGGGTTGGACGCGGCGCACAACGCCCGCAGCCCCTCCGGGCGGCACCTGGCGTTGATCCACCGGGACGTGTCCCCGCAGAACGTGCTCGTCGGCTACAACGGCGGGGTCAAGCTCATCGACTTCGGCGTGGCCAAGGCGTCCGGGAAGTTCTCCCAGACGGTGGTGGGCACCATCAAGGGCAAGCACGCCTACATGTCGCCGGAGCAGGCGCGGGGCGAGCCGCTGGATTCGCGCTCGGACGTGTTCGGCCTGGGCACGGTGTTCTACGAGCTCTTGACGCACCAGCGCCTGTTCAAGCGCGACACGGAGATCGCCACGCTCAAGGCGGTGGTGGGGACGAAGATCATCCCTCCGTCGGAGGTGGTGCCGGACGTCCCCAAGGCGCTGGACGCCATCGTCCTCAAGGCCCTGGCCCGCAAGCGCGACGAGCGCTTCTCCTCGGCCGGGGAGGTGCAGCTGGCGCTCGACGAGTTCCTGCTCCAGCAGAAGCTGCACGCGACGCCCGCGCACCTCGCGGCGTTCATGACGGACATGTACGCGGAGGAGCTGGAGGAGGAGCGCCTCGCCGCCGAGCCCACCGTCATCCACTACGACCCGCGCCTCGCGGCGCGCCAGCAGGCCGCGGCGGCGGCGCAGGAGCAGAAGGCCGCGCCCCGCACCACGCCGGGTGGGTCGACGACGGCGCCCATGTCCCCCAAGGCCGCGCAGGCCAGGCCGCAGGGCACGGGGACGGGTTCGTCTCCGCTCGCGGCGCCCGCGCGTCGGACGGGCACGGGCTCCTCGCCCGCCACGCTCCCCATGATGGCGGCCCCGCAGCCGACGCGTCCCCGCAACCCGGACACGGGCTCCGGACGGCCGCCCACCGCGCCTCCCGCGAGACAGGGCGTGGCGCGGACCGCGAAGCCCGATGACGGCTCGGCGCCCAAGCGCGTCCCGTCCCGCGCCTCCGAGGAAGACCCCGAAGGCTAG
- a CDS encoding YybH family protein: protein MSDDEVAIRELIARWVDAIRAGELAAVLAPHPEDVVLFDVTPPLEARGLAAYRRHWEPFLLDGPHEDFELGGLRLVVGDTVAFAHASVKLSDGPDFAVRLTLGLEKRGGRWWLVHEHHSAPVGSG, encoded by the coding sequence ATGAGTGACGACGAGGTGGCCATTCGCGAGCTCATCGCGCGCTGGGTGGACGCGATTCGCGCGGGGGAGCTCGCGGCGGTGCTCGCCCCCCACCCGGAGGATGTCGTGCTGTTCGACGTCACGCCGCCGCTCGAGGCCCGGGGGCTCGCCGCGTACCGGCGTCACTGGGAGCCCTTCCTCTTGGACGGGCCTCATGAGGACTTCGAGCTGGGCGGGCTCCGACTCGTGGTCGGCGACACCGTGGCCTTTGCCCACGCGTCGGTGAAGCTCTCGGACGGCCCCGACTTCGCGGTGCGCCTGACGCTGGGCCTCGAGAAGCGCGGCGGTCGGTGGTGGCTGGTCCACGAGCACCACTCCGCGCCCGTCGGGAGCGGGTGA
- a CDS encoding SRPBCC domain-containing protein, protein MSKSSNKAVVTLPTEREIRVERVFEAPRERVWRAMTDPKQVARWWGRGHLLVVERLEVERGGHWRFVEHAEDGVHGFEGRFREVSPPERMVQTFEWDGMPGHVIVNTTTLEDLGDGRTRVVTTSLFHTTEERDGMAASDMAEGLEQSQRALDALLAQEPDAGAAPQTPEQEVRAEFEQWFVDTARRDLDALMSKIADDAVSYEHDAPLQHVGIAAIREVCRRGFELSPGEIHWEVPDLEVLVRGDLAVTWGLNRMYGQGPDGARFESWSRGTRVFQKRDGRWKMIHEHVSFPYDPETGQARTDLRP, encoded by the coding sequence ATGAGCAAGTCATCGAACAAGGCCGTCGTCACACTGCCGACCGAACGGGAGATACGCGTCGAGCGCGTCTTCGAGGCCCCTCGCGAGCGGGTCTGGCGCGCGATGACGGACCCGAAGCAGGTGGCGCGGTGGTGGGGGCGGGGCCACCTGCTCGTCGTGGAGCGCCTCGAGGTGGAGCGCGGCGGTCATTGGCGCTTCGTCGAGCATGCCGAGGACGGGGTCCACGGCTTCGAGGGGCGCTTCCGCGAGGTGTCCCCGCCCGAGCGCATGGTCCAGACGTTCGAGTGGGACGGCATGCCCGGCCACGTCATCGTCAACACCACGACGCTGGAGGACCTGGGAGACGGGCGAACGCGGGTGGTGACGACGTCGCTCTTCCACACGACAGAGGAGCGCGACGGCATGGCGGCCTCCGACATGGCGGAGGGGCTCGAGCAGAGCCAGCGCGCGCTGGACGCGCTGCTCGCCCAGGAGCCGGACGCGGGCGCGGCCCCCCAGACGCCGGAGCAGGAGGTCCGCGCGGAGTTCGAGCAGTGGTTCGTGGACACGGCGAGGCGGGACCTCGATGCCCTGATGAGCAAGATTGCCGACGACGCGGTGTCCTACGAGCACGACGCTCCACTCCAGCATGTCGGCATCGCGGCCATCCGCGAGGTGTGTCGTCGCGGCTTCGAGCTCTCTCCCGGGGAGATTCACTGGGAGGTGCCGGACCTCGAGGTGCTCGTGCGGGGCGACCTCGCGGTGACCTGGGGGCTCAATCGGATGTACGGGCAGGGGCCGGATGGCGCGCGGTTCGAATCCTGGTCCCGGGGAACGCGCGTCTTCCAGAAGCGCGACGGGCGCTGGAAGATGATTCACGAGCACGTGTCCTTCCCGTACGACCCGGAGACGGGACAGGCGAGGACGGACCTGCGGCCATGA
- a CDS encoding ArsR/SmtB family transcription factor, whose protein sequence is MVQHQARLDATFGALADGTRRGVLERLGRGEASISELAERFDMTLTGMKKHVHVLEEAGLVTTEKQGRVRTCRLGPRRLEEEAAWIDGYRRMLEARLDRLGEFLAHEKKGEDT, encoded by the coding sequence ATGGTTCAGCATCAAGCGCGACTCGATGCGACGTTCGGAGCGCTGGCGGATGGCACCCGCCGGGGTGTCCTGGAGCGGTTGGGACGGGGCGAGGCCTCCATCAGCGAGCTGGCGGAGCGCTTCGACATGACGCTGACGGGCATGAAGAAGCACGTGCACGTGCTCGAGGAAGCGGGGCTGGTCACCACCGAGAAGCAGGGGCGGGTGAGGACCTGCCGGCTGGGGCCTCGCCGCCTGGAGGAGGAGGCGGCGTGGATCGACGGCTATCGGCGCATGTTGGAGGCGCGGCTCGACCGGCTCGGCGAGTTCCTCGCGCACGAGAAGAAAGGGGAGGACACATGA